ACCAGATTCTATTTCTTTAGCTGTTTGTGCTGATTGTTCAATAGCTTTAGTATCTTGGTCTAGGTTTTTATTAGTTTGTTCTATGTTTTGGTTGATAGCGGCTGCCATTTGACCAAATTCATCGCGAGTGTTAAGCGGCAGAAGCTTAATATCTTTGACTTCGTGGTTAAGATACCTAAAGAAAAGCATAATATTATGCTGAAGCACGCCCACACTTTTAAGCAATGCACGATAAAACACCAAAACCAAAGGCACAAAAATAATCAAAAACACAACACAAGCAATCACTAGCGCCTTACCAAGAGTAGCGCTCATATCATTAATGATTTCTTTTGCATTATTTTGTGCATAAACTTCAAGCGTATCGATATAAACGCCTGTAGAAAGCCAAATATTTTGCGTATGAGGTATGAGCGTAGCATAAGCCACTTTTGGAGCATTACCAAGTGAGCCATCAGGCAGCGGTTTAGAAAATACAAAATGCACAAATTTGCCCTCTTTTGTCTGCTCTTTAGCTGTTTGGTAAAGTTCTCGCACATAAAAAACGCCATTAGCATCTTTAGTTTCAGCCAAAGACTTGCCAATCAAGTCTTTACGCGTAGGGTGCGCCACTGGCACATATTCTTTGTAGGCAAAATAATAGCCTGACTTATCATCTTCAAAGCGAAATTTTTCAATGGCTTTGGCAATAATATCAATCTGCTCCGCCTCGCTTTTCCCCTCAATAAGCGCACCTAGAGAATCTGCTAGTGAATCTGTGGAAAGCTTGATTTTCTGCTCCACTTCTTCAGATATCATTTTTTGAATCTGCGCTGTGCTGTGAATAGCAATTTCATTTTCCCCCCTAAGCACAAGGGCTACAAGCACAATAAAGCTCACCACAGAGCCAAGTGCAAGGATAATGATTTTATACTTGAGTGAAAGATACTTAAACATAACGCGCCCTTTAAAAATAAGATTCTGAAATTGTATTCAAAGCAATATTAAAGATTAAAGTAAAAGTAAAGTTTTTTAGCAATGCTCTGCCTCATTGCATATTTTGGTAACAATCTTTGCAATATTTTCAGCTTGCGCCATCTCAAGATGCTGATGACAGGGGATAGATATTTCACTCAAATAAAAATCATTTGCGTAAGGCAGTGCTATATCACCGCATAGCTGCTGGTAGAGGCTAAATTGATAAATAGGTTTATAATGCACCTGCACGCCCAAACCTTGAGCCTGCAAAGCTTGGAAAATCTCCTCTTTTTTACACCATAAATGCGGATAGAGCAAAATAGGATAAAGATGATGTGTGCTGCGGATATAAGAGGGAATTTGTATGGTGGCAAAATGGGGATTATTGGCAAATATTTCATCATAAAAAAGCGCAATATGATGCCTATGAGCGATAAATCTATCCACTTTTTTAAGCTGACTTAACCCTAGTGCCGCACCTAGCTCACTAAGACGAAAGTTTAGCCCAGCAAGCAGGCAATCATAATTCCACAACGCCTTTTTTTCAACGCCATGTGAAAGCAAAAGCCTTGCAAAATGCGCCAACTCCTCATCATCGGTTAATAGCGCGCCTCCCTCTGCGGTCGTAATAGGCTTAAGCGCATGAAAGCTAAAAATAGTAGCGTGAGCTAGCGAGCCTATGGGTTTGTCATGATAGCTTCCACCAAAACTATGCGAGCTATCCGAAAATAACGCTATTTTATGCTTACTAGCAAGGGCGCGTAAAGATTCTATCTCCACACTTTTGCCACCATAATCCACACTCACTATGGCTTTAATATGTGCTTTTTTAGGGTGCGAGGTAAGTATATGGGAGAGGGCTTTTTCATCAATATTGCCATCATTTTTCACATCGCAAAAAATAGGCTTAATCCCCCACAGCAGCATCATATTAGTAGTAGCGACAAAGCTTATAGGCGTGGTTACAAAATAAATTGCTTCATTGGACTTAGCCGCGCGCGCATTTATAGAATCTACATAAGAGGGAAAGTGTTTATATAAAAATGCGCCATAGAGCGCGTAGAGCGCTGAAGTAGCGGAGTTAAAGCTAATGGCATATTTTGCACCACCTCTAGCAGCTAGAGCATTTTCAAACTCCTCTGTGAGTGCGCCTTGTGTGAGATGAGTAGAGTGCAGAGCGGCATTCACGCACTCAATATCATCTTGCTCAATGAGTTGCGTGCTGTAGGGTATCATTATGCAAAGTAGATTCTATAAATCTATGCTAGCAGCTCT
This genomic stretch from Helicobacter jaachi harbors:
- a CDS encoding cache domain-containing protein → MFKYLSLKYKIIILALGSVVSFIVLVALVLRGENEIAIHSTAQIQKMISEEVEQKIKLSTDSLADSLGALIEGKSEAEQIDIIAKAIEKFRFEDDKSGYYFAYKEYVPVAHPTRKDLIGKSLAETKDANGVFYVRELYQTAKEQTKEGKFVHFVFSKPLPDGSLGNAPKVAYATLIPHTQNIWLSTGVYIDTLEVYAQNNAKEIINDMSATLGKALVIACVVFLIIFVPLVLVFYRALLKSVGVLQHNIMLFFRYLNHEVKDIKLLPLNTRDEFGQMAAAINQNIEQTNKNLDQDTKAIEQSAQTAKEIESG
- the pseC gene encoding UDP-4-amino-4,6-dideoxy-N-acetyl-beta-L-altrosamine transaminase, which encodes MIPYSTQLIEQDDIECVNAALHSTHLTQGALTEEFENALAARGGAKYAISFNSATSALYALYGAFLYKHFPSYVDSINARAAKSNEAIYFVTTPISFVATTNMMLLWGIKPIFCDVKNDGNIDEKALSHILTSHPKKAHIKAIVSVDYGGKSVEIESLRALASKHKIALFSDSSHSFGGSYHDKPIGSLAHATIFSFHALKPITTAEGGALLTDDEELAHFARLLLSHGVEKKALWNYDCLLAGLNFRLSELGAALGLSQLKKVDRFIAHRHHIALFYDEIFANNPHFATIQIPSYIRSTHHLYPILLYPHLWCKKEEIFQALQAQGLGVQVHYKPIYQFSLYQQLCGDIALPYANDFYLSEISIPCHQHLEMAQAENIAKIVTKICNEAEHC